A stretch of the Balneolales bacterium ANBcel1 genome encodes the following:
- a CDS encoding low molecular weight phosphotyrosine protein phosphatase → MQIEKLPKLRDITAEDPLKVCFVCLGNICRSPTAEGVFQHLVNREGLSRFFEIDSAGTGAYHVGEPANSKSRKVAEQYGVTLQSRARKFESSDYDYFDLVLAMDKENLRDLKGMDPARLHQQKLFLMRDFDPTPDNGEVPDPYYGGINGFEMVFEIVKRSSENLLSLIRPNIRQ, encoded by the coding sequence ATGCAAATCGAAAAGTTACCGAAACTGCGGGACATCACCGCCGAAGATCCTCTGAAAGTCTGTTTTGTCTGTCTGGGCAACATCTGCAGGAGTCCAACGGCCGAGGGTGTTTTTCAGCATCTGGTTAACCGCGAGGGACTTTCGCGCTTTTTTGAAATCGACTCGGCCGGTACCGGGGCCTATCATGTGGGCGAACCCGCGAACAGCAAAAGCCGCAAGGTGGCGGAACAGTATGGTGTTACGCTCCAGTCAAGGGCCAGAAAATTCGAATCCTCCGATTATGATTACTTTGACCTGGTCCTGGCCATGGACAAGGAGAATCTTCGCGATCTGAAGGGGATGGATCCCGCCCGGTTGCACCAGCAGAAACTGTTTCTCATGAGGGATTTTGACCCGACTCCGGACAACGGCGAGGTGCCGGATCCCTATTACGGGGGAATCAACGGGTTTGAGATGGTTTTTGAAATTGTAAAACGCAGTTCTGAAAACCTGCTGAGTCTGATCAGGCCG